In the genome of Streptomyces sp. SLBN-118, the window CCATCCACACCCTGGCCCGCGAGGAGGACGTGGCGGGCAAAGTCACCACGGAGATGCTGCACCGCCCGGACGTCGCCTTCCGCGCGATGACGGACGACACCGCCCGCCACCAGGTCAATCGCGCGCAGGTCGAACGCGGCCGCCAGGCCCGCGAGGACTTCGAGCGCACCAGCCCGGTCGCCCCGACCGTCAAGCGCATTGATCACGCGATCGAGTTCCTGGATCTGGTCTCGGCCTGCCACAGCTTCGTCGCGAACGCCGGGCGGGTCGTCCCGCGCCTGCGCGACCGGCAGCTGAACGAGGACGAACGCACCGTCGTGCACTCCAACGTCGCACGCGTGAGAGCGACGTTGGAGTGGATCGAGACGGCCGTCGACACCGGCGAGGTCGGCGTGGACGAGGAGCTGGCCCGGCTGCTGAAAGGCGAGTAGCCGTGCGCAAGCGCTCCCCGGCCGCGGAGCGCCACGCCGACCTGGTCCGTATCGCCCTGTTCGAGGTCGCCCCCGCCGGGATGACGCTCACCCGGCTGATGGCGTCCTGTGAACTGAGCCGCTACCAGACCAGGCGGGGCATCGCTGTTCGGCAAGGACACTCGGGGGTGGGATGAAGCCAAAAAGATCAATGGGAGGAAGAGGCACCTGATCTGTGACAACAGGGGCCTGGTGCTGCTGGTGATGGTCACCGCGGCCAATGTGACCGACCGTGACGCGGCCAAGGAGCTGCTGTTCCGCCTCGCGCTCATGCACCCCGAGATCGCCATCGTCGGGGCCGACTCCGCATACGCCGGGAAGCTGGTGACCAAAGGGCAAAGACCTACCTCGATATCACCATCAAGACGGTGCGCCGCCCGCCGGACGCGAAGGGCTTCGTGGTCCTACCGCGCAGGTGGGTAGTCGAGCGATCATGGTCGTGGATCATGCGGGCCCGACGACATTGCCGGGACCACGAACGGCTCCCCGAGATGAGCGAATCCCTGATCACGTGGGCGGCCATCACGCTGATGACGAGGCGCCTCACCCGCCGCAAGGCCCAGCTCGCCACCCGCCGCGACGCCACTCCGTACTACCTGCCACAGGCCGCCTGACCTGTGCAGGTCGCCATCGGCCCTCTCGTACGGAGCCGATAGCGGTGGGTGACCGTTCGGGATGCGCGGATGAGGGGGTGCTGTTTCGCTGGTGGGGCCCGCTGCCCCAACCACGGCGAGGAGTGATCATGAGCGTTGCAGGCGAGTCCGGCGGTCGTGCCCAGCAGCTGCGCCGCAGAGCGCTGGAGATGGAACAGGCCGCGGAGCGTGTCACTGATCCCGAGGAGCGGCAGCGGCTGAAGGAGAAGGCCCGGAGGCTTACGGAGCAGAGCGAGCAGGAAA includes:
- a CDS encoding DUF6381 family protein, whose amino-acid sequence is MSVAGESGGRAQQLRRRALEMEQAAERVTDPEERQRLKEKARRLTEQSEQESGMGDRDIDPML